In the genome of Nakaseomyces glabratus chromosome K, complete sequence, the window AGTATTGCAAGTGCCTCTACATACATCAATGAATAGAAAAAGATTACAGTACTCATATTTGTGGAATTAAAAATCTGGAGATCACTATTATTCAGAAAGACGTAGAAACTTCAGcaatttttggaaattcCGTGGCATTCCTCAAGGGTTCGTGCTACCTTTATGCATAAATCCCTCGAGCATCCTTGAACTAACAACATAAGTAAAATAAAAGCTCTAGATATAGCTAGATATCAACAAATTAGAATATAAAGtaaacaagaaataattaTTCACATGTTTCAAGAACCcatctattattattttctgttgttatatttatttttagtaTTTTGCTATGTGGGCGACAAAATTCAAGTAGCCCTGAACATAGAAGAGGTAGCATACACACACAACACAAGCACAACATAGCTGTATTTATTCCCCCCCTCTGGCTGCCTGGATCTCCAAGTTGTTATGTTGCCGCTCCATTTTCATGTAATTTTTAAATTAGTTCTTGTTGATTCCAAGAAGCCTATTTTTTTACCTGTTGTTTTGTCTACTGCTATTGAGAGTCATGAATTTTTACCTAAAATAGTATAAACGGGTCCACACACAGCAAGGTAGAGGTAGAGGGAGATAAGGAGAAAGGGAGTGAACCCCTTAACAACATGAAACATGAAACATGAAAGATGAAACACCATCATAAGCATTtcgaaaagaaagaagctCCCTCAACTACATTCCCTCCACCTTCGACTCCCATTGTTCTTCCACTTTAATGAGGATTGAAAACTCAATTGGTCGAGAGATCCGTGAATCTCCGCTTTCATCCTCCCTCAAAACCGTTTAAGAACAATGGCAAGCCCTTTGACCTGGGATTCAGGAGGCTTTCCCACAGTTGCGAGAGAGATATCTAAACGGCCAGGTTATTCTCAAGTTGGCCTTTCCTAGTGCATCATCCCAATCAAGAATAGGAATCCCAGGGCTTGACCTTATTTTTTAGCTGCCATTGTTGATACCAGATGGCTTGTGCTATTATGCTGGTGGTGCTTGCCTTCACTACCAGACTCGGCCCACGTCACTGTCCCTCCTCCCATTGTTCTCTAAACGACGTGAGAACAATGGGACCGGCAGATCTCTCGGGATTTCGAGATCTCGGCTACTAATATTGATCCGCTGCCTCCCCACGGAAGTACCCTGTTATTAAACCACACAAACCACCGTAGCCCCCCCTTAGAACTGAGAGAAAGAATCTACGAGCTATACGACGCACAGATGCTCTACTGAGACCAAGCAGCCATCCCAAGCGTCGCACAGAACTTAATGTGAgtaaatcaaaatcattcTGGCATCCCTACAGCGAGTGTCTGAGAGATTTTATTACTAGTTGTACCCAGTGAATTCGCAGAGACCACAGCCTCCCTACTCCTCCCCCCAAGACCCCGCGCAGAGAAGATATACGAGGAGTGAGGATTCGCTTCACCCTCGTTTACCACAACATCTCTAATGCGTCCCTTTCTTTGTCCGGGGGTCTCTGAACAAATCAGACAGGATTCAATTACGTGAGAGAATAGTCTCGAGCAACGAATCACAATGGCTCCAAGCTACCAAAGCTACTAAGCTACCAAAGCTACTAAGCTACCAAAGCTACCAAAGCTACCAAAGCTGCCCCTTTGCCTCTTATCCTGCCTCTGGTTCTCGAGTTCTCGACTGATCATAGATTTTCTGCTAATTACCGCACGGCTTCCATTATCAAAGGGACTTTTGCCAGctttcaacaaaaaaacatGCTGTGAATCGATTACTTGAATAGCCAACAAACTAACAGTTGTGTCTGGCAAGCCCTCCCCATTACGAATGGCATAATCGAGGCACTCTCAATGGTGAATGGACAAGtggaaaaaaagaaagttatCATTGTTCAACCAAGggcttttgaaaaaaaaaaatgtatataaaCCTGTGTATTTTACTATTGAACTCTTTGACTTGCCTAGCTGTAGTTTGTGGTCTTGAACAGAATACCACAGAAGAATTCTTTAACGAAATACATAATACTAACAGAAGATGACTGCCCCACAAGACCCAAAGCACTTGCCAATCAGGCAACAAATGGAAGCTTTGATCCGTAGAAAGCAAAAAGAGATCACTGAGGGTCTAGAATCTATCGATACCGTTAAGTTCACCGCTGACACCTGGGAACGTGGTAacgatggtggtggtggtacTTCCATGGTTATCCAAAACGGTTCCACTTTCGAAAAGGGTGGTGTCAACGTTTCCGTTGTCTACGGTGAGCTGACTCCAGGTGCTGTTTTGGCTATGAAACAAGAACACAAGGACTTGAAATTGCCAGAGTCCGCCAACGGCTTGCCAAACTCTGAAGGTGTCAAGTTCTTCGCCTGTGGTTTGAGTATGGTCATCCACCCAGTCAACCCATTGGCCCCAACTACTCACTTGAACTACCGTTACTTCGAGACCTGGAACCCAGACGGTACCCCACAAACCTGGTGGttcggtggtggtgccgACTTGACCCCATTCTACTTGTTCGAAGAAGATGCTGAGCACTTCCACAAGTTGCACAAGGCCGCTCTAGACAAGCACGACACCGCTTTGTACCCTCGTTTCAAGAAGTGGTGTGACGAGTACTTCTACATCGCCCACAGAGGTGAAACCCGTGGTATCGGTGGTATCTTCTTCGATGACTACAACGAGAAGGACCCACAAGAAATTCTAAAGATCTGCGAGGACTGTTTCGACGCTTTCTTGCCATCTTACTTGACCATCatgaagagaagaaaggaCTTGCCATACAACGAAAAGCAAAAGAACTGGCAATTGATCAGACGTGGTAGATACGCTGAATTCAACTTGATCTACGACAGAGGTACTCAATTCGGTTTGAGAACCCCAGGCTCCAGAGTTGAATCTATCCTAATGAGTTTGCCTTTGCACGCCTCTTGGGTTTACAACCACCACCCAGAACCAGGTTCTGAGGAGGCTAAGTTGCTAGAAGTGACCACCAAGCCAAGAGAATGGGTTAACTAAACCTaatcaaataaattaaaaaaacaGGAAGGGAAGTGTAATATGAACGATGTCTTCAAAGTTAAAGTTATGTTCCATTACAAACTTTcctattattttttctttatttccCTATTTAATGCTCAAAAAGAATTTGACGAAGAAATGACTTGAATGTTCTGGTTAGCAGCTTTTAGATAACCAAACACACTTTTTactatttattgaaaaatttaccaccttcttttccaattcGAAGACAAGTAATGCCAACattcaaaaaaagataattaTTTAAAGATTTTTTTCTGCTACCTATTACTTTATGTTCTACTCCCAGAAGCTATAAAATGGATTAACAATCCGGTCGCTAAGATTCAATGACTAAAGATAAGCAAAATTGCCTTAATTTGGATTTGaatattgtatatataagaTAAAGTCTTTTAGCTTCTATATTTATGTAAGTTTTGGCGGAGTTTGCACtcttcatcaacaacaaaaaaaatacgaTAGATGTTTTGTTCATATTTACAGCTACATTATATTAGAAAAAGgcaataaatttatatgTAGTTATTTCAGAACTACTTTATCTATTagttttctatattttgatttctcggaaaaatgaaaaattacGCGATCATGCTAACAAACCTTCAAGAATGTGATGAGATCAATTATCAGCAATCCACtgatatgtatatatttttaacaaGCTTGTTGCTAAAGTGAGGCATTAAGCTTACATTTACGCTATATGAACCCTCAAGTCAAAGGACAAATATAAAAGCTAGAGAATAGTAATCGACTTCTACTGTCTGTACTATTCAATGCCAACAACACCAGTCATTGAAATACTAGATGATTCCAGCCTCCTTGATGATTCTCTCatagaagaaataatatcAGACAATAATGATAACGTTATACATCCGACTGAAATCGATGAGTCGATAGAGATATCAATTCCTTATGTTAATGACAAGACAGCTGAAAGCAATAGTACAAGTTTGGGAAATAGTCAGAAGGAAAGCAGTTTAATCGTCACACAAACGGCCAGCCAACGAAAAAGAATTTTGGATGAAATATTGAGTGATGATTTGAGCATATCAACAGATGATTTTAGCTTAGATGCTATTCCTAAACAAACTAGTGGCCGCACCAGAGACAGTCAAAAGAACGACAGCGCTTTGTATGAAAGTTCCCAAGAGAAAGCATCAATAGCATCATCACCTAACAGATTGATCAAAAAGTCTAGCTCAGAAAGACACAAAAAATCACAAAGCATTGATTCAAAAGATATATGTATTAAATCACCAACACGGAAGATAAATCTCGGTGTTACAGAGTCAATGCAAACTGATGTACTTTTTGAGGATAACAACTTTAACAACATAGAATGTACACAAGAAACTGATCTTTCGTTTTCAACAGCTACTGCTGATACTCCAACCGTTGGCTTTAAAGAGATCACATTCAAACATAAGGAGTCAACTAATGAGGGATTGAATAGCCATAACTTTAGTGACAGTATCTTTGAGCGTCAAAG includes:
- the HEM13 gene encoding coproporphyrinogen oxidase (CAGL0K12100g~Putative coproporphyrinogen III oxidase; protein differentially expressed in azole resistant strain), which encodes MTAPQDPKHLPIRQQMEALIRRKQKEITEGLESIDTVKFTADTWERGNDGGGGTSMVIQNGSTFEKGGVNVSVVYGELTPGAVLAMKQEHKDLKLPESANGLPNSEGVKFFACGLSMVIHPVNPLAPTTHLNYRYFETWNPDGTPQTWWFGGGADLTPFYLFEEDAEHFHKLHKAALDKHDTALYPRFKKWCDEYFYIAHRGETRGIGGIFFDDYNEKDPQEILKICEDCFDAFLPSYLTIMKRRKDLPYNEKQKNWQLIRRGRYAEFNLIYDRGTQFGLRTPGSRVESILMSLPLHASWVYNHHPEPGSEEAKLLEVTTKPREWVN